One genomic segment of Roseovarius carneus includes these proteins:
- a CDS encoding TRAP transporter large permease: MSAYALPLTMAVVTLAGILAGYRVGMVLAGTAALFILISDLPLAYFNLLVSRIYANVLSNWLLVAIPMFIFMGLILEKSGVAERALRAAQTALGGSAAGMGISVLLIGVLLAASSGIVGASVVLLATLALPRLQEAGYCNATSAGLIASSGTLAILIPPSVMLIVLGDQLQTPVPDMFAGAILPGLLLVAAYGVLVILRARGLPRQERSARTSPLRLMIDLGPLIALVVSVLGSIIAGLATPTEASGLGAFGAILITAIYGKFRLSIVMDAARKTVTTTSMVLLVMIGATCFAAVFKAIGGGDMARAGLTAFGEGPYTVLFVVMMAVFILGFVLDWLEITLILVPIFAPVVAGLDFGNGLTGEALMIWFGVLIAVNLQTSFLTPPFGFSLFYLRGAVGDALSMSEIYRGVLPFIGLQLLVLGVLVAFPGLITGFD, translated from the coding sequence ATGAGCGCCTATGCCTTGCCCCTTACCATGGCGGTCGTGACACTTGCGGGCATCCTCGCGGGCTACCGCGTGGGCATGGTGCTGGCGGGGACGGCGGCGCTCTTCATCCTGATATCTGATCTGCCCTTGGCCTATTTCAACCTGCTGGTCAGCCGGATTTACGCCAATGTCCTGTCGAACTGGCTTCTGGTGGCGATCCCGATGTTCATTTTCATGGGGCTGATCCTGGAGAAATCAGGCGTGGCCGAGCGGGCGTTGCGCGCGGCGCAAACAGCGCTTGGCGGCTCGGCGGCGGGAATGGGCATCTCGGTGCTGCTGATCGGGGTGCTTCTGGCGGCGTCCTCGGGCATCGTGGGGGCGTCGGTGGTGCTTTTGGCCACGCTGGCCTTGCCGCGCTTGCAGGAGGCGGGGTATTGCAACGCGACCTCCGCGGGGCTTATTGCCTCGTCGGGCACGCTGGCCATATTGATCCCGCCTTCGGTCATGCTCATCGTGCTGGGGGATCAGCTTCAGACGCCCGTGCCGGATATGTTCGCGGGGGCGATCCTGCCGGGGCTGCTGCTGGTCGCCGCTTACGGCGTGCTGGTAATTCTCCGCGCACGTGGCCTGCCCCGGCAAGAGCGGAGCGCGCGCACCTCTCCACTGCGATTGATGATTGATCTGGGCCCACTTATCGCGCTTGTCGTCAGCGTACTTGGCTCCATCATCGCGGGTCTTGCGACGCCCACAGAGGCGAGCGGGCTGGGCGCGTTTGGCGCGATTTTGATCACCGCGATCTATGGCAAATTCCGCCTCTCTATCGTGATGGATGCCGCCCGCAAGACGGTAACGACGACAAGCATGGTTCTGCTTGTGATGATTGGAGCCACCTGTTTTGCAGCAGTCTTCAAAGCCATCGGCGGGGGCGATATGGCGCGCGCGGGGCTGACGGCCTTTGGCGAGGGGCCTTACACGGTGCTTTTTGTGGTGATGATGGCGGTGTTCATCCTTGGCTTCGTGCTGGATTGGTTGGAGATCACGCTGATCCTCGTGCCGATTTTTGCGCCCGTTGTGGCGGGGCTTGATTTTGGCAATGGCCTCACGGGGGAGGCCTTGATGATCTGGTTTGGTGTTCTCATCGCCGTGAACCTGCAAACCAGCTTTCTGACACCGCCGTTTGGCTTTTCGCTCTTCTATCTGCGGGGCGCGGTCGGGGATGCGCTCAGCATGTCCGAGATTTATCGCGGCGTTTTGCCGTTCATTGGCCTGCAACTCCTCGTTTTGGGGGTTCTGGTTGCATTTCCCGGTTTGATCACCGGGTTTGACTGA
- a CDS encoding TRAP transporter substrate-binding protein, with the protein MKLHLTLAAMALAATPAFAETYNMQSAFGTGLPVLGPAADRFVANVATLTGGEVTFKHLGAGEMSPPFEIFNNVGVGAIEAGWSFAAYASGEEPAAALFGSVPFGGDPLSYISWLNHGGGIELWRELYAPYNLVPMACGVILSEAGGWYTREITAPEDFQGLNVRIGGLGGAILSRLGANAMELPAGEISTSLETGRLDATELSFPLVDRLLGFNKVAENYYFPGWHQPAGFIEFYVNKDVWDAFTDAQRTAIEVSCNDINLWTLGVAAGAQAEVLAEFRAGGTNVQRFPDSVLGALRVAADEVYAEKAAEDEMFARVIESYRAYAAAYAEYQDLSALD; encoded by the coding sequence ATGAAACTGCACCTGACATTGGCCGCCATGGCGCTGGCGGCGACGCCCGCTTTTGCAGAGACCTACAATATGCAAAGCGCTTTTGGCACGGGCCTGCCGGTGCTTGGGCCTGCCGCCGACCGGTTCGTGGCCAATGTGGCAACGCTCACCGGCGGCGAGGTCACGTTCAAGCATCTGGGCGCGGGAGAGATGTCTCCTCCCTTCGAGATTTTCAACAATGTGGGCGTGGGCGCGATCGAGGCCGGCTGGTCCTTTGCCGCCTATGCCTCGGGCGAGGAGCCTGCGGCGGCGCTTTTCGGCTCCGTGCCCTTTGGGGGTGATCCGCTGTCCTATATCTCATGGCTCAACCATGGTGGCGGGATCGAACTTTGGCGCGAACTTTACGCGCCCTACAACCTCGTGCCCATGGCCTGCGGCGTGATCCTGAGCGAGGCAGGCGGGTGGTACACGCGCGAGATCACCGCGCCTGAGGATTTTCAGGGCCTGAACGTGCGTATTGGCGGGCTTGGTGGCGCGATCCTGTCGCGGCTCGGGGCCAATGCGATGGAGCTTCCGGCGGGCGAGATTTCGACCTCTCTGGAGACGGGCCGTCTCGATGCGACCGAGCTTAGCTTTCCTCTGGTGGACCGTCTTCTGGGCTTCAACAAGGTGGCGGAGAATTACTATTTCCCCGGCTGGCATCAGCCTGCGGGCTTTATCGAGTTCTACGTCAACAAGGACGTGTGGGACGCATTCACGGATGCGCAGCGCACCGCGATTGAGGTGTCTTGCAATGATATCAACCTCTGGACGTTGGGCGTGGCCGCAGGCGCGCAGGCCGAGGTTTTGGCCGAGTTTCGCGCAGGTGGCACCAATGTGCAGCGCTTCCCCGACAGCGTTCTGGGCGCGCTGCGCGTGGCCGCCGATGAGGTCTATGCCGAGAAGGCCGCCGAGGATGAGATGTTCGCACGGGTGATCGAAAGCTATCGCGCCTATGCAGCGGCCTACGCCGAGTATCAGGACCTTTCAGCGCTGGATTGA
- a CDS encoding isocitrate lyase/PEP mutase family protein, with protein MTDPRPNPMADRLRALLADDALIMMPCCFDALSAKLIQQAGFDLTFLSGFAASAARIGAPDVGLMSYGEVRDQARNVLEGIDIPMMVDGDTGYGNPMNVERTVEGFARAGCAGVMIEDQIAPKRCGHTAGKAVVDREEAYDRIRAAVAARGRADILIKARTDARRGHGLAEAITRAQMFAELGADIVFIEEPLSVDEMRTLCSEVDAPMVANMLEGGQTPILPPAQLADLGFAIAAYPLTCLSASMRAMTGALAALKSGEDPSGALMPFDELRRTVGFDDYYAAEARYKSAERPQQSPRKTP; from the coding sequence ATGACTGATCCCCGCCCCAACCCAATGGCCGACCGGCTGCGCGCCCTCTTGGCGGATGACGCTCTGATCATGATGCCGTGCTGCTTTGACGCGCTTTCGGCCAAGCTCATTCAGCAGGCGGGGTTTGATCTGACGTTCCTGTCGGGATTTGCCGCCTCCGCCGCGCGGATCGGCGCGCCGGATGTGGGGTTGATGAGCTATGGCGAGGTCCGCGATCAGGCGCGTAACGTGCTGGAGGGGATCGATATTCCGATGATGGTGGATGGCGATACCGGCTATGGCAACCCGATGAATGTGGAGCGCACGGTCGAAGGGTTTGCGCGCGCAGGGTGCGCGGGCGTGATGATCGAGGATCAGATCGCGCCAAAACGCTGCGGGCATACGGCGGGCAAGGCCGTGGTGGACCGCGAGGAGGCTTACGATCGCATCCGTGCTGCGGTGGCGGCAAGGGGCCGCGCGGACATCTTGATCAAGGCGCGCACCGATGCGCGACGGGGTCACGGGCTGGCAGAAGCCATCACCCGCGCGCAGATGTTTGCCGAGCTGGGCGCGGATATCGTCTTCATTGAGGAGCCGCTGAGCGTAGATGAAATGCGCACGCTTTGTTCGGAGGTGGACGCGCCGATGGTGGCCAATATGCTGGAGGGTGGGCAGACGCCGATCCTGCCCCCTGCCCAGCTGGCCGATTTGGGCTTTGCGATTGCGGCCTACCCGCTCACCTGCCTATCGGCATCGATGCGCGCCATGACGGGCGCACTGGCGGCGCTTAAATCCGGCGAGGATCCCTCAGGCGCCCTGATGCCCTTTGATGAGCTGCGCCGCACCGTGGGCTTTGATGATTACTACGCCGCTGAGGCCCGCTACAAAAGCGCTGAGCGGCCCCAGCAGAGCCCGAGGAAAACACCATGA
- a CDS encoding TRAP transporter small permease subunit: MQSFAERAARLTETALAVALIALMLAVVVQVVASALDVNPLLRLSGSVPLIGGAVTLNSMLDLQWHLLVCLGLLPAGLVWQRNAHVRVDFLYQHYSPAWKARLDLMGNLTFALPFFALILPASVGFMQRAWRSDEGSRNGGLEDLWLIKSVLPMGLGLVALYVALETLRLIRAAR; this comes from the coding sequence ATGCAGAGCTTTGCAGAGCGCGCCGCGCGTCTCACCGAGACGGCTCTGGCGGTCGCGCTTATTGCCTTGATGCTGGCCGTGGTGGTGCAGGTCGTGGCCAGCGCGCTGGATGTGAACCCGTTGCTGCGGCTCTCGGGCTCTGTGCCGCTGATCGGTGGCGCGGTAACGCTCAACAGCATGCTTGATTTGCAATGGCATCTTCTGGTGTGTCTGGGTCTCTTGCCCGCCGGGCTGGTCTGGCAGCGCAATGCCCATGTGCGGGTCGATTTTCTCTATCAGCACTACAGCCCTGCATGGAAAGCGCGGCTGGACCTCATGGGGAATCTGACCTTTGCGCTGCCGTTTTTCGCGCTGATCCTGCCTGCGTCCGTGGGCTTCATGCAGCGCGCGTGGCGCTCGGACGAAGGCTCGCGCAATGGGGGGCTGGAGGATCTGTGGTTGATCAAATCGGTGCTGCCGATGGGGCTTGGCCTCGTGGCGCTTTACGTGGCGCTTGAGACCCTGCGTCTGATCCGGGCCGCGCGATGA